A window of Fusarium oxysporum Fo47 chromosome II, complete sequence genomic DNA:
ATGTCTCTCCCAAGCCGCCGACGACGCCTCGTGCACTGGCGCGGACAGCAAGGAGCTGAACTACTGCCTCTGCGGTCTTGGCAACTACAACAATGACTTCATCCTCGGTTCCGCTGCGTGTATCGGCAAGCAGTCGCCCGGCGATGTGGATGAGACGTACGATACCATGAACGAGGCGTGCTCTAATTCGCAGACGCCGATGAAGGTTACCAAGAAGGAGTATCAGGAGGCGGCGGAGAAAGGTGCGAGTGCGAGTACGACTACTGATGCGGCTACCTCTTCGACTGCTTCTGCGACGGCGACCGACTCGGCGAGTACCACGAAAGACACAGCTGCTGCTACGACGAGCGCTGAGAACAACGATGATTCGGGCTTGTCAACGGGTGCCACAGCGGGAGTAGCCGTTGGCGCAGCAGTCGGTGGTGCAGCAGTAGTAGGCCTATTCGTGTGGTTCTGGATGCAGCGCCGCAGGAAGAACGCCGAAGAATCGCACCCCATGCTGCCCAACTACGAGAACCGCGACGGTTCACCCTATCAACCTACCGAGCCGAAACCAGCGTGGTCAGCAGCGGGTTCGCCGCAGCAAGCAATGGGAACACCGGATCCAAATGCTGGATTCTACAAGCCTCCTGAGCCGGTGGAACTGCCGCCTGAGCCAGCGCCTGTTTATGAGATGGACGGGACGGGTACTGCGGTTGAGATGGATTCTACGCCTGTTGATCCACGGGGGAATAGATCGCGCTTGAGTTCGTCGCATTCGTCAATATCATCGGGCTGGAGAGATTAATGGTTTATAAAAGAATGAAGGAATAATGGTTCTGGATGGGTATGAATGAGGTTATAGCCTCGTGGAGTTTGGACGGTACAGGATGTATCACTGGTTGTCATTTAGCGTAAATACTTGACTGTTTCATCATATTTTGTTCTTTGACGAAGTCATTATTCGAATTGTTCACGATTGCGGCGGTTTCTGTCGCAGTCAACGGTCAATGAGAGGCATCCTACGATAAGAGATGCTCTCACGCCGTAGGTGATACTATACTGCCTCAGAATTACCAGTGTCTACTTATTTTGCTCACAAGGCCATTTGTAGCCTGTGGATGGTAGGGCAAGTGGGCGCAAGGACTCAGCCGAGACAGCGAAGCAGTTCATTCTTATTTGCACCAGCCTTGGGGCCCGGTTCAATCTTTGAAACGTCGTCGTCGCTCATCTGAAAAGCACTCAGTATGTTCCTGTCGACTCAAAACCCAAGGTCTAACCCCCAAATCTGCCTCCTTTCTTGCGCGATAAGGTTTGAGGCCTACGTGCTTTGTAGTGCAGGCGTTAAATGAAGATTATCACAATCCAGGTAAAGTTTATTGTTGCCGACGGAAGAAATGCGAAGCGAAGTCCGTTCTCTTCAAATAATATGTTGCCGTTTTCGTTCATCCCGGTGTTTTATTACAACATGCGGCTCCAAGTCGGCACTTGGTCTGTTCATCTTTTTGCTATCAATGCATTGCAAGTTTGAGCTGGGAGTCTCCATGTCGGCATTAGTTAGTATCAAAGTCTCTCTCACGGAATGGCCAGAGGGGTCTTGGCTCCATCAAAGTCAGTTCCCGACAAAGCGCCTATCTGGTGTTGGAGGTTCGTTGAGATAGTTTGACTTGCGAGGAATGGCCGTTTATACATATCTTCGGGATTACCGGCTACGTAATCCAGATGTTAGCCATATCCAATGCTTCACCCTGCTCACGCGATCTGATCAGTGATCCTTGAAGGAATCCCGGTTGCCTGTAAGTTGCTCCGTTGCCGTTCCTGGCCATTACATCCGTGATCCTTTATAAAAGCCTGGGGAGTTAGCACTAAGGCCTTCTCTACCTTAAGCTTCAAATTAGTCCTGGCGTCCATTGTCACTGCTTCTGAGGCCTTCTAGAGAGTCCAGAGGAGAGGCATGTAATAATTCCTGTGAAAATCATATTCAGCCCATTTGAATTAGAGGTTGTTCATAAACGATGCGCATTCTTGCTCGGTATTGCAAAGTACAGGGTAGCATTTGGATGTGTATACGAGGCAACAAGTTCCCCGCTTCGAAGACAAAGAACTCTCTACCGTCAACCATAGATGCCTAGTAACAGACGGGGAATTAATAAAAGCCCTAAGGCTGATTTTATTCCTCAATTCAAGTCATTAGATCAAGATAGAGACTCGCATTCGCACTCGATAATCGTATAGTGACACTTCAACTCCCAACGCGAGCCCGCGGGCAGCGAAACCAGGTCGATGCTCAGTGGCTGAAACGTCCCAAATCGTGATCCACCGTGGGTCTCGGCATGAGATGGAGAAACAGCTCGGACCAATTTCACATGTTTTCACTTTACTTTAAGAGCTTCGATAGACCTCAATCGCAAGCTTCAACATCACGATTATTTACTTGCAGTAGTGCTCACTCTCAACGAATCAACTTACATCTCTTGTTAGAATTGGGAACTTGTTAGCAAAATGGCCGAAAGAAAAACTTACGTTCTCATCACTGGGTAAAGCAATTGAGCACCGAAATTGTTGAGGATTGGATACTGATGAGAGTAGATGCTCGCCTGGAGGTATCGGCCATTCTCTCGTTGATGAGTTTCATCGTCAGGGTGAGTTGAATAATTGGGGTTATGTCAATTGAGTACTGATTCACTCTCACAGGCTGCCATGTCATTGCGACGGTGCGAAACACAGACATGATCAAGGATCTCGAAAGGCCCGGCATCAGCGTCTTCCCTCTTGAGATCACCTCCGCCAAGAGTATCCAAGAGTGCAAAGAGAAGGTCTCTGAGCTCACTGGTGGCCGCCTCGACATTCTCGTCAACAATGCGTAAGTACACGCTCTTAGTCTATTGCGCATAATTGACTCTCCTAGTGGCCGAACTCACACCATCCCTTCCATTGACACGGATCTTGACGATGTTCGCCAAACATACGAAGTCAACGTCTTCGGCCCAATCCAGATGGTTTCAACCTTTGCACCTCTCCTCATTGAAGCCCgtggtctcatcatcaacatctccagCACATCTACCCTTGTTCCCTACATCTTCGGCGCCATTTACTCCTCCACCAAGGGCGCCATCAACGTCTGGTCCCGCGCCCTTCGCCTTGAACTTAAGCCGTTCAACGTGCGCGTCATGGTCGCCGTCACCGGAACAGTGCGATCCAACATCGCCAGCCGGACACATCGATCTCTGCCGCCGAACTCTCTGTACATGCCCATTAATGACTTTTTCCAGCGACGATTGACATTCAGTCAGCGAACGGCGACGATGCCGACGGAGAAGTATGCGGAGAAGCTGGTGACCGCTGCGTTGAAGGGTGAGGGATATCTGGGCGGGTTGATCGGCGGCACACCCGACTGGTTTTATGCAGGGGGAATGGCAACCAAGACTTGGATTCTGTCGTGTTTGCCTAATTGGGTGAATGAGACGGTCATTGGTATCTTCTTTGGCATCGGAGGcttgaccaagaagatccaggCTGCGCGCGCAAAGAGAGATTAGAGAGAAGGTTGAGCTTAGGATGCTGGAGGATGAGATGTGATCACGGCAGAGTATAACGCGTTGCGTATTGGGTTCAATTGAACGCATTCAGTATATTACCTTTGAGGAACTCCCGAAGTTCTAAGTCATTAAGCTCCCAGGGAGCGACAGAGAGTGCAAGAGAATTGAATGATGTACACTGTATGTATGTGCTTGTTTCTATATCTCTAATGagtgatcttcttgactaCTGCGATGGACGTCACCGGTGTCGCATCGCGCTCTCCATGCATTCTAACAGCCGACCGTTTAAGCCCACTTTCCAAGCAAGCTCATGAGGACCATGCCGCAGACCAAACCAAACAGAGCCAAAAGCGTAGTAAGGGGGCTAGCATCGCTGAGTTCACCTCCCAGCATCCAATCCTGAGCCCACATCTCAACTAGACCAACCCAGACGAGGATACCAGCGGACAAAGCATCCAGAGTACCAATAGCGATCAAGGTAGCAGGGTCGTTTCCGTTGAAGACGTTCAGAACACCAATACCAATCGCCATGCCGATGGGGGTGACGATGGCGAAGCCAGAAGCAAGGACGAGTTTCTTCCACAGAGGGATAGTAGATGTTCCGGTTCGTTCAACGGATGGAGGTGGTGTAGAGTGTGAGTGTGAGTGACCCAGAGCGAGGGGCATTTGACCATAGCCAAGCGAGGCGATCCGTGTACCGAGGGCAATACCTTCGAAAAGTTggtggaagatgatgacaaTGGAGagggtgatgaagaaggagtCTCCTGCTACAACAAGAGTGATACCGATGACTGAAGATGTTAGTTGGGGTATATAATAAGAGTGACGGACGTACGGATTGAGTGGAAGATGATACCAGCTTCCATGATGGTAATGTTGGCCATCTCGGCTTTCTCCACAGCCTTAGGTGACAAGTAAGCTGAGTCGGTCTCGGTCTTCTTGGTCAACTGCCATCGCATGGCGCGCTGAACACAGAACTCGATAAGGAACGAAATGAAGAGACCAGCCATAACGATAGCAGCAGTAGTAGCTTCGTATTGCAGCTCGCCAAGACATTCGTTGCCAAACATCATGAACGCATGGGTGAACAACTACAACGGTCAATCATTGTCTCCAAGGGGAGTGGGTAAACGTACGTGAACAAAGGCAGTCGAGATAATAACTCCAGTACCGAACTGCTTGAGAATCGTGAGGACAATGTTCGATCGCACGGGAACAAATGTCGACATGAGAATCGGCCCAAAGACACCAATGGAACTGGCGACCAGAACGACGAACAGCATTCCGATACGAATGCCGATCTTGTAGTCTCTGTCTTTACGACCACAGTCTCGCTGACCACCCTCTTCTGAGCCACCGCCGACGCAGTGTCTGTCGCGTGTTAGTCAAGTTCTCGAGGGGATGAAGGAGCTACGAACTCGACGCCTGCGTGGAAATGGCAATGCTCTTGCTGAGGGTCTGCTTTACCGGATTCGACATCTGCAGCTGGGAGAATGGGGGCTTCGCCGTCATCGGACATGCAGTAACTGAAAGGTTAGCCGGACATGGCAGTGATGGAAGAGGAACGTACGTTTCTTCGCCATGGCTGTGGCAGCTTGTGAGTTGAGCGGGATACTCCtcggtgttggtgatggtagTCTGGACGTAGTATTCTGATGAGCTGGGGCCTATGCAGTAGCTGGTCTTGTTAGACACGAATCTTCTATCAATAGTGGAAGAGCAGACTTACAGAGACGCTTCATGCATGTGGCAGTCAGACACGGCAGTGATCTCGTCCTTCTTCGCGGCAGCAGTTTCTTTGGCGGTCTGAGTAGTGGCTGTAGCACCTTCCACGAGGACCTGGACTTCTCCGCCGTTGGGGTTCATGCAGTATCTGATCAGTTAGCTACGCCAGAATGTCAAGAGGATAGGACTTACGTGTCCGAGCCATGGCTGTGGCAGTCTGTGTACGAAGTGGGAGGATCCTTTGTCATGGTCGCTTCAAGAATGATCTGATACTCATCAGAGCCATCCATACAGAACCTAAACTGTCAGCATATCTTGCGAAAGGGAGAAAGGAGGTATGTACTGAGTAGGACCATGCATATGACAGCCCGTCAagctctcaaagtcaatgctGGTCTTGGTCGCAGTGGCAGACGCCTGTCTCTTGACAGCCCCTGGGTTCGCCGTCGCAGAAacagcgacgacgaagaggagagacCCAGCGATCATAGTGGCACGACGGCTCTCGAAGAAACTCTTGACACGAGTCATGATAGAGATTTTCATATGAGTTGAATGATgctgaaaaaaaaaaagaataaaatcTGGATgtttaagcttattatgTATAGCTACTGCGAGAGGCAACTTCATTTAGCGTGGGGGAATAGGTGAACATCAAGGTCCTCTCTTTGTCAGTGAAACTCCAACAGAGCTCTTGGCACCGAACAAAAAGAACCGTGGGGCGACATTGGATGACCTGGATGTCTACGAGAAGCCTTTTCCAGAAGAGATATTACGGTACAGGGCATGACAAAAGTGGCAATCGGCCAGACCGTGGATCTTCCTGCCTCAAACTAAAACTACATCGTTAGAAACCCAACGATCCGATTTGATACCGCGGACAGGTAAGCTTGCAAACAAGGTTACTTACTAGCAGAGATTTTCCCTTTTACCCAAAAGACCGCGGAATTTAGTCCTTTGTTTATTCCCCACGGCTAACTCGATATTCGGCGGTGATGGTGGGTTGCTGAGAACCTTGATGGGCGTGGGCCAAGCCCCGGTGAACTTTTGCTGGAGCTGAGAGATTTTTGACGTGATGTGATCTGTTTTTCGGGGGAATTTTGAATATGCAGGACAGGGGTAGGGGAGGGATGGAAAACAAGGTTATGTTTATGGGTAATTTTGGGTACGGCGCTATTGAGGAGGTTGTTTTGACGTGTGACGTGAGGGTGAAGGTGAAGGTTTGTTTGAGTGAGGCTCAGCTGTCAATTACGCGAACATTCTTAGTTGAATTGTGATACTTACTACGGGAATGTGCACTGAAACAACTTTTGAAAGCACTTATGGAGAACGTCTGCAGGATTGGATTGGCTCTTCATTCGAAGAGATCAGTCATACAAGACAACCAACACTCACCCATAACGCAACAACTTCAAAGCAAGGTCAGGTAAAAGTCGTGATTAATGAACATATCTACGTCCCATCTTTAGACCAGTAGTCAAAATGCTTCCAGtccatcaagatcaagaaacAAAGTTTACATGAAGTGCGTCTTTCTATCTTCCACTGCATCAACCTAGGGCTCGACACGGACATCCCCAGATCATCCATTCTCAACCTCACAATTTAAAGAGCGAAAACAGCGGCAGCGACCATGCCAGCCAGAGGGATCATCTGACCGATGGCAGCGTTGTCGGTAACAGCAGCTGAGTCGCTGGAAGTGGGAGTGCTGTCTGAAGCAGCGGTAGCGGGACCATCGCAGTGCCCTAAACAGTCAGTAAGCGATTACGAGTgatgggaggaagaaaagtACAGTGGTCGCCGTGGGGCTCGCAGCCAACGGACTCAGTGGGAGAGGGAGCGAGCGAAGCGGAAGCACCAGCGGAGTGGCTGTGATCGTGCTCAGACTCGGTAGCCTTGGCCTCAACGCCAGTGCGGGCAGCCTCGCAATGCCAGTGGTCGCCATGGGGCTCACAGCCGGTGGACTCAGTAGGAGAGGGAGCAAGAGAACCAGATCCAGTAGCATCGTCGTGGTCGTGGTCATGCTCAGACTCAGTGACCTTGGCCTCAGTCGCAAGGGTAGATCGAGCGCCCTCGCAGTGCCCTAGACATCCATGTAAATAAGCGGTTGCGAAATGAAGGGAGTGAGGAACATACAGTGGTCACCGTGAGGCTCACAGCCGACAGACTCAGTAGGCGAAGGAGCAAGAGCCTCAGTTGCACCGGCAGAGTGATCATGgtcatggtcatggtcaGCCTCAGAAGTAGCAGCGACAGCATCAGTACGAGCAGCCTCGCAGTGCCAGTGATCACCATGGGGTTCACAACCAACAGACTCAGTAGGCGAGGGAGCCTGGGCCATGATGGCGGGGAAGAGGCCGAGAAGAGCGACGGCGAAAGAAGttgtcttcatcttggatGCGCGTGAGAGATGTCAATGTTGATGTGAGCGAGAGAATGTTGAGGTGAGATACAAGTGGGAGAGGAAATTTTTATATCCCTTGCAATAAGAGAAAGAGAGTGATTCACAGGCTCTGCCAAGAGAATTGCCTTGCCACTTGCGAGGTTCGTAGGATGCGAGTGTTGGGCTAGCAAGGAACGGGCTGTTGGGAGGGAATAATGGACGCATTGAGAGATCCATTGTAAGCGCGTGGGGGTATTACGAGCTCTATAGAGACTGCTGGGGCGTATTGTCCTCGAACTGGATCGCTCAGCTGGGCTTTGAGATGACGGCTCAACCGTTGGTCACCGTCTGTCAAGATGCATCCAACGCCTCGTGTAAGTGCAAGTCAGTGGAGGTATGCCAGTCAGGTACTCAGCTCCCCTCTAATCTCAATTACAACCAGCCACATTGCTCACACCAACAACTAAAACGTCTCTATAGCCTAAAGGATCACGATAAAAGAGAACCCAAGTCCCTGTCGTTGATGTCCCTGTAGCTCATCGTGAGGCTTCTCTTGGCAATGCCCATCAAGGTCCTCACCTTAAAAACTGGATCCCCTGGACAACCCCACCAACGACCACGAATAATCGTATCCACTCTGCCACTGCAGTGCTCGGCCAAGAAACGAATCAGGCAACTCTTATTTTTTATTCCTCGACAACGGGAATAAAAAGTCTGTAAAACGGGCTGGTAGGTACTTGCGATGAGTTTGCGGTGCCTGTGACTAACCATAACCTTGATAACATTGAAACTGTATTCATTCAACGTGAATGTACATCATTTCCTCCAAACCCCTCTATTGCACTGCACTTCAGTATGAAGCTACACCTGGTCGCCTCAATGGCCCTCACCCTCCTGTTCGCACCGTTGTGCACATCTGCAGACGAGAACATCAAGGTAGACGCCTTGAAACAAAACAACCCTGATCTCGCCTCCATCCCCAACCTGGTCTGTCTCCTGCTATTCCTGCTCCTCATCGCATACAAACTTCGGAAGAGAATGCTCACCGCGACAACCACATTCCCCCAGCTAACCCGTCGATCACAGTCCGGGTCTGTTGTCACTTCACTAGAGCTGTTCTCCTGTAACCCTGATACTCCTCGTCATgtcgaagccaagaagaagttggataAGAGCATGGCGATAGGATGGGGGAATTGGAATGCTCAGCATCCAAGACATCGATTGCTTGATGCATTGTATGGATACAGAAGATACCATGAGCGCCAAAAAGCTGAAGTTGATCGATTTGAGGGTCTTTATAAACATGTTTCTCGAGCTCAAAAATCTGTGAGTTTGCCTTGTTCACCCGTATTTTCGCAACTCTAACATGAACAAAGTTACTAGAACATCAAGTCAACTACTCCAAAAAGTTCACTCGCATAGACGCTCTTCTGAAGAAGAACCAGGAGCTCTGTGATGTCATAGTTCAAAATGCCATGAACTTCTATGGTATTAATGAAGAGGAGCTTCAAAGGCATATCAGTGCTGCTCAATCTTCAGGGAGGCTTGCGGATAAGATTTCTGTATCTCAAGCATTGAAGCATTATGTTCGAGACTGGACAGAAGAGGGAGAATCTGAGAGAAAGGAGACTTTCGCTTGCCTCGTGAAAACACTTCAGGGGTTGTTTCCTGtgagagatgatgagagtcCGGTAAAGGTTCTTGTTCCTGGATCGGGTCTGGGACGACTTGGACATGATATTGCAAGACTTGGAGGTAAGAAACGCTTGCAAACCGCAGCATCTCATCATGCTTTAGCCTTTTGTCTGAGACAATAATTCAGTACTAACAATATTCAGGATTCGAGGTGACTGTGAACGAATGGTCCATGTATATGAACATCGCCTACCGCTTCATCGAAGCCAACCGCGCTCAAAACACCCACTCATTCCACCCCTTCATCGACGGCTGGTCCCACCACGCCACAGAATCCGATATGATTCGCGAACTTACCTTCCCCGACACATCCCTCAACTCAACATCCGTGGTCCTTACAGAAGGCGACTTCACCACCGTCTTCAACGACAAAACCGGCTACTATGACATAATAGTAACATACTTTTTCATCGACACAGCCCGCAACTTGATGAGTTATCTCGACACTATTAAAAAGGTCCTGAAACCAGGTGGACACTGGGTAAACCTTGGACCGTTGCTTTACGGAACTGGGCCGTTTGTGCAGTTGAcgttggaggagattgtTCAGGTCACTGAGGCGATGGGGTTTGAGTATCTTGACACGGAGGAGAGCTGTGGACCGTTGACGTTTGAAGGGAGGACAATTAGAAGTATGGAAGCTGTTTATGGGTTTAACAATAAGGCTTTGACGAAGAGTGCGTACAATGCGCAGTTTTGGGTTGCCAGGAGGTCGATGAAGCCATAACAGCGAGATCTCAGCAATAGAATGATAGATTTGAGATTCCCCAACTAGGCTACCACCTAGAAACTATTTTATGGACCATACTTCTTCACATACGCTGGCATTTAGCGTATGGTGAAGCTCTTTACTTCTCATGAAAGCCAACTCGTGAAGCTTTTGTGATTGTTGATTCTGTGTTACTTTCCATGAGAAGTTGCCAGTTAGATATTACCAACCAGATATGCCGCCTGTTCCTACAACTCTTCAAAGAGAATCTGTTTGAGTCAACTCTTATGTTTCCCATCTCAACGGGTTCCTAGAGACTTTGGAGATATAGTAACCCTCTTATTCCCAATAGTAAGTCTTGATGGCTCTAGCCTTTTCTTACCTTCATGAGAGATAATGTCTTGCCAAAGCCACCCAAGCAATTATCGTTCTAGGACGTGTTTGATGAATAGCCAGTCTACCAACCGCTGACGAAGTACCTACtaaggggaggcaagaaaattTAGAACGTCTTTTCTAAATGATATAAAtacttaggtaaatttagtgCAGACTTAGGAAAGCTTTAcataaattattttaagcACCTAAGTTTAgggtcagaagttttc
This region includes:
- a CDS encoding N2227-like protein-domain-containing protein: MKLHLVASMALTLLFAPLCTSADENIKVDALKQNNPDLASIPNLVCLLLFLLLIAYKLRKRMLTATTTFPQLTRRSQSGSVVTSLELFSCNPDTPRHVEAKKKLDKSMAIGWGNWNAQHPRHRLLDALYGYRRYHERQKAEVDRFEGLYKHVSRAQKSLLEHQVNYSKKFTRIDALLKKNQELCDVIVQNAMNFYGINEEELQRHISAAQSSGRLADKISVSQALKHYVRDWTEEGESERKETFACLVKTLQGLFPVRDDESPVKVLVPGSGLGRLGHDIARLGGFEVTVNEWSMYMNIAYRFIEANRAQNTHSFHPFIDGWSHHATESDMIRELTFPDTSLNSTSVVLTEGDFTTVFNDKTGYYDIIVTYFFIDTARNLMSYLDTIKKVLKPGGHWVNLGPLLYGTGPFVQLTLEEIVQVTEAMGFEYLDTEESCGPLTFEGRTIRSMEAVYGFNNKALTKSAYNAQFWVARRSMKP